Genomic window (Osmerus eperlanus chromosome 26, fOsmEpe2.1, whole genome shotgun sequence):
agcattggcaacttgactagaatagatgtggaggttgaacaaatacttcagagatgacagagaatttcaattgtgatctgagaaatataggtaccaaaaccactgaaaATAAATGTCATCACCAGTTGCATCATGGGCACTACgctatctatctataattccagaaatcacTGGTGTCACCAACAtaatcacgggcactgtgccctatctataattccaggaatccgTGTATGTGCCACCAATTTCATCACAGgcactatttacatttacattcaatcatttagcagatgcttttatccaaagcgacttccaagagagagctttacaaaagtgaaggtcactgatcataacaacgagatagccccaaacattgcgggtagccaaaacatgaagcacatattgtgaaaaatcaaataagtgccaaaggcaagaaccataagagcatgtagttaaacaagttacaattaaacaacatgaacctcaaaagtgcaagagtgtacctgcagaaaagaaagcaacaataatatatttcacagcgagtacaagaattttaaatcagttacaactaaccaacaagagcaacaagtctctcaatgagagtcattgtgatcctggaggaaactaacatcaggtccagcaaatcattcctaagtaccgttgttaTGCACTGGTTATCTTTAATTACATTGTCAGTGATGTGTACAGCATAATCATTTATTGTGTAATAGGTATGTTCCTGGAGGGCATGGCTACCTGTATAAACGAAGCCTCAACCCCTATTCACACTGGACGTGTCTGCGGCTCGTATAGTCTGTGACGCGACTGTTGGAGCTGATTGCGGCCACTCTAGTCAATGGTGCAGTTCACACCAGAAACGCCGCAGCACATTTCAGAAGCATTCCTCCTCGCAGCTGTTTTTGACAGAGGTCGCGTCAGGCCGTAaggtaaaatacaaaataaaagtcAGAAAAGCACATTATCAAATAAACGGGAAAGTAACTGACATGCCTGGCTTAAATTTGCTTTATGGAACATTCCGCCGGTCCCTTCAAAGTAAAAACAGTGTGTtcaagtattttattgtcagatgcacagaacaacacaaggtcagactgggcactgaaattcttaagaacaagacaacgcaaagcaacctggcataacatagattacatctatgataagcaaaaaatatatgtacctcctaaatatacaaaataatatacaatacagtatactgaacctctaatacacataataacctatactgcccttataaacctatactaacctaaagacaagtggggtacaattagtgcaatattgctaatagtgcaaccagtagctgaaactGACAGTGTGTACAGTTGCTAGTGAGAAAGTGTATCAATATCCATAtaaatgtccattcagaaggcTGATGgtccttggaaagaaactgttatcCAGTCtgagaccgaatgcttcggtatcgcctgtcagaaggcaacggggtaaaaagactgaaggatgagCTTTCCTGAGGTGTGCATTTAAACACTGTGTGCAGACTCCCGATCGTATTTCACTTAATCGTATTCAGCCTCCTTTTGAGGTTGCGTCGAACTTGTGTCACATCTGTAACGCGCCTCAGACGCGTCCGGTGTGAATAGGGGTCAGGCCCTGATCCCAGAGAACAGGGGGTGGCCTTAGGAGCTGTAGGCCATGCTCTTTGGTAGGATGATTGTCATGGACTTTGTTTATTTTTGCTGTTTTCGTCCTTTTGCACTCTGTCCACTGTAAATATTAGGGATGGGCAAACGATGCCTTttgaagctttggtggtttctaCCGGATTTtgccggcccaaagagccgaactatcggcgcattgaaaatgaatagcacagtgacatctagtgtttaACTAAAATTATAGAATGAGGCATAGTAGTATTCTCCGTTGGTAGCCTACCCTACTACGTTATTAAATTTTTTAATTAAGGCCACGTGTGTTAATTTTGATCTGCTATTAGTGCTCACACTGTTGTGTACATATGAAGGCCTATGTTAGAATTGTGTCATTTTCCCACAGTAAAAATGGTAGCTTACATCAAACCCTTTGCAATGTGCAGCAAACGGTACCTATAAAAGGAATAGGCCATATAATGGTATGGAAGCATTTAATTATTTCTTATACTTTTATACAGAGGGGATAATACATTAGGTTATTAAATAGGTTAATATGCAAACTCTTGTCCTCTGACTCACAAATGCAACGCTTTTGAAAACACAGCTTTAACCATCTACACCACCGAAAAACTTGTTCTTCTCTGATGCGGGTGGGCGGTATTTATACTGAAGAGTGAGTTAAATTAATGAAACTTGTGAAACACTTGTGATTTcttcttattcttaacatttgtgatgTGTATTGTGAATTTGGGGAATAATTGTGGGCACTTTAAGGTTTTATTATTAATAACTCTGCTCCTCTGGCAATGTGTGATTTGTCATCAAATAAaacaagaagcggtggcttcgtttcctctatggctctggttcagaagagctCCAAAACTTCAAACCAGTTTGTGACATTTGTAGCATCGAACGTCATCAATCATGTGGTTATCATAATTTGAcacaagctccaaaacacttttttgAAACTGCGTATTATGTTTGCGATACaagcatcgatgcgtcagtCCAACCAATTTCTTACCATGCACACAGTAGGCTGCGTTATGCAATAATGGCTGTCTTATTGATAGGCAAGCTGTCAGTTTTAAGCGGTTTCACAGTATtcagaagcagagagaaagtCGGGTACGGGACTTTCCAATTTAagaacattttttatttaacctttatttaaccaggataGTCCCATTGAGATTAAAAATCTATTTTTCAAGGGAAACCTGGCCAAGACAGGCAGCAAGAACACATAGTTacagacagaagaacacagAATGAGACAAGTTAAAAGAAACTAAAAGTTAAGAGTCAGTTACGTAACCTGGTTAattttaaaacatttaaattttTGGGAACCTGCCTCTATTTCTTGcattttagatataaaaacagTAAATGTTATCAGTTCTTTGAGTTTTAAATCATTCTGCAACATATTCCATGATAAGGGTGCACAATACATAAAAGCCCTTTTTCCCATTTCCATTCTGGCATTTGGGACAGCGAGCATAAAGAAGTCCTGAGAACGCAAGGAGTATTGTCCGGCACTTTTCTGCATGATTATACAGTTATCTAGCACCAATTTTGTTTTCCATTCAAACCTATTTCAGACCTCGGTGACCTTATAGCTGGCCACGACCATGTTCATACAGACAACCACTGTGACAATTAAAATGGAGATTTATCATGACTGACCTTGTTTTGTTTCAGGGAGTTGGTCACCACTGTTGAGTTTAGTCCTGAGGCACCAAATAGACTCAGAATATTGCTGTCCTACAGATTCCCCAGTGGACTCTACATTGATCCATACCAACTTGCACCTCAGAAAGAAGACCAAGATGTACAGGTAATTTGATGGCATATTGTACTTAACACAAATGCAGAGCTTTGTGTTAAGTGTTGTGGTAATTGCAAGGCACATTACCAACTTAATATTTTACTACTCTGTTTTGATAGGTGCTGCTGAATTCAGCAATTGATGTAGAAACTCCTGCTCACATGTCTGCGGGATTCACTGCACTTGTGTATATGTCTCTGGTTGGCAAGAAGCTCAAATTCCCCATCCTGATCCATGGGCGCTATCACAAGCCCTCTCTTACTGAGGAGAATTTTCAGTTTGTCCAAATTGAACTTCCAAAGCTAATGTTCAAAGCTGACAATTGTGCGTTTTCTTGTCTTGTGTTCAGTTTCTCTTAAATTTACCAATCTTTAATGAAGAATACATTATTTTGTGTACTGCTGCTTTGGAAGTCCAAAGCAGTGTGTTTActtatattataaacatgtagaactattatttttttctctcaaagGTATACCAGTCCATCTTCTTCCACCTCACAACATTGTGGATGCACCATGCACAGCTGTCAATATAAGCATGTGCCAGTGGCTCAACATTCAGAATCTGCAGGTATCAGAATCAAGTTTAATCAGAATGTATGATTATCAGTCAGCCTTATTAGTTCATTACATTCTTTTGTTCAAAGTTTTGTGGCTTTTTCGCAAACTGCCAAAAAATAGATTTAATGTTTTAGAAAGTGTATCGGTGTCTTATCCCCTTCATATGAAATCAAAGTGCTTTTTAAATTTTTATCAGTGGGGGCAGTTTTCATCTGTACCTTCAGTACAGTAGATTAGgctactaaccctaactctaGATAGACTAAGGCaagtgaatacatgtttagATCCCATAAGCTGTGCTGCTCTCACTCACCACCAAATGTTTCTCTACTCTAGGAGCACAGACATGTAACTCTGGAGATGCCACTTGGGGATGAGTCTGTGGTGAActctgtgtgtgcaggaacTCTGCTTGTCACACTGCTATGTTGTGTAGTTCTTTCAAGAAGAATTTTGAAGAATGGTCAATGTTAGTGATTGTTAATGTctattggaaaataaaataatactCCATTAAGCCATGGGATGTTGGGAAATAGCAAAACTGTACATGTataatattttgttttgttgaaCTTTGAACTGCACTTTTTAGAGTTGTTTGTAATTTTCTTGTTCTGTAACATACTGTTCAAAATGTATTGATCCATTTGTTTTGGCATGATTGTATTCCTTAATTTTGAATGCATTTACAGCATGCTACAGTGTAATAGGTTCTGAGACAAACAGGCATTTATTTCAAATGCATCAGAATTTTTGTGGGTTATAGAGAGGTGACATATTTACAGACACTAGAGAATACAGAGCCAGATAGATTGACAGAGCTAGATATAAATAGATAGACAGAAATAGATAGATTGACATAGTGTGAGAGATATTGTCAGAGTGTGAGGCTATTGGATCATGAGACAAAAATGTACCCAAATCTATTCCGACTATGTGAAATCTACCTACATATGCCAGCAACATCAGTGCCATGCGAAAGTGTAAGCCCTGTagagaaaatacattttttaaataaaaaatctttGAACCATCCCCAATTGACCAGTTCTGTAATCAACACCTTGCATTGTTTATACAAGCACATCCAGTAGAGATCAAAATTAAAGAACAACCTACAATTTCCTACATTTCACGGTCACTGCTTAGTCCTAGTTGAAGCTATCAGTTAACAGGAGTAGAATGGCAGTTTTTAAAGCATATTTCACGAGTAAAATATTTTCTGAAGCACCGTATAAAAAACTTATATGAGACATTTGAAAAAGGCAGAGAATTTGGAGAACACTCAGCTACATCCCAGTTATTGGTGTTTATCTGGCACCTGGAAAATGTACTTAATTATCTGACAAACCCTATTTAACTGGCTGCATTCCTGTTAGGGTAACTTTCACATTTTCACTGACTTTGCAAGATGGTGAGCCGTACTAAAGTGACTGAAACCCTGCGACAGCAGGTCGTCCAGATGAAGGCCAAAGGGAAGACCCTAGCAGCCATTGCAAGAGAAGTTGGTCGTTCCAAATCTGTGATTTTTAGAATATTGCAGCTTTATAATGACACTAATTCATTCAAGTTCCCCAAAAAGGCTGGTCGTCCATGTAAGACAAATTCACAAGAGGACAGGATAATGTGGAGAGTGTCAATGGGGAATTGGTTCAACACTGCAGCTGGAATTGCTTGCCAGTTCAATGCCAGGTCAACGCCAGTTCAAGGTAAGGATCTGTCTCGGCATACAGTGTCTCGTCGTTTAAGAGAATTCGGACTGAATGCCCACACTGCAGTGTCCAACCATCAGCAGAATGAATCAAAAGAGAACCGGTCCAAAGTTCACTTTAGTGATGGGAGCAAGTTTAATGTATTTGGGTAAGATGGGAAACATTATGTTTGGCATTAAACTGAGGAAAGACTGTGTAAAGAAgtcagtgagaggaggagaaagtgtCATTGTGCATTGGGGGATATTTTCTGCAGCAGGAGTTCAGTTCCTCTTATACAGCTACATGGCAGGGTGAATGCAAATGTTTATCAGAACCTCTTTCGGCAACATGCGGTTCCTTACCTGCAAGGAGCTCCCAATCCGACCACAATTTTCATGCAAGACTATGCCCTTTGTCTCACTGCAAACGGGTAAAGCAGTTCATTGAAAATAAGAACATTGAAATTATTAAATGGCCAGTCCAAAGTCCTGATCTTGTCCTCCGATACTTTATGGTCTGTACTGTGTCTTTTCTACTGCTGCTGAGTGGGCTTTACAAGCCAGTAGCATCTCCACTAGCTCTTTACCTCTGCTGCAAAACTAGCTTCACAAGCTTGGTAATAAATGTCTATTGTTTTCTAGAATTATGTTTGTGTCCTATGGTGTTTTCAGGTAATATAGGCCTTTTTAGGCAGGTAAGTATATAGGCCTCTCGTTAATCAAAATTTTTCCAGTAGGTTACTCTTAAATGCTAAATGAGTTTTGAAATGTATATACTTTTAAATGCACATATATTTGCCTACCATTCATTGTAAaatgttgtatttattttatttattcactTCATTTCTCTTTTAATTTTTGGTTTGTATAACATGTCATGTTTCCTATGATATAGTATTCATTCTTGCTGTGTGCGTGCTTTGTAATATGTTGTTACTTAATATTCTCCAGGAGAGTGCTTGATCATCTCATTTGAGAGAGGTCAGGGAATACTTTTTtacatttctcctctattggcCCAAATGGGTGATCTGTTTTTTTGCTTCCCTCTGGAAAATGTGTGTACTGTGACCAACCTCCAGACCTAAATCGGGATTAACACCAGGCCCTACTGGCTCAGGCGAGCACTTTTCTCTCCACCAATCCCGCCCAAACCAAACGCTGGATCTCTGCCTTTACAGCCTGTTTTGGAACAGCGATACTAAAGTGCACGGCTATTGTACATTCATCAACTTTGCGACACTGCACAAAAACGCAAGAGAGGGCTCATCCAAGAAACCTTGCACTACCGTGGTTGCCATTACACAAAAGATAACTACGGTCTCCCACCAAACTTGTGGAGTAACAGTTTAACAATATCCCAGACAAGCCCCCATTTGTTACATACCTTCCCCCAGAGATGGTGTGCCTAGGACGGGAAAAGGAAATGTAACTGCAGCCTCGACATGGGTACAAGGGAACTGAGAGCAGTGCCAAATAAAATAAGAGTAAAACAGCCCTTCCCTGCCTAACCATATACAAATACTAACAAACCAAAGAGCAGAATGGGTGGCACCCATATTTTCTTTGACAAAAGGTAAATCCTAAACGTACGAACACAATTACGAAGTCACAAACAAAGCTGCAGAACTCTCTCacagaactcacacacacaaggtcgtGGACAACACAGCTCTCGCCTGGAGTGTTGAGAGCGGCCTTTGTAGACTGACGTGGGGGATGCCTGTAGCGCCCCTTGTGCCTCGTTTTCGGGCATAACTTACGTTAACTAAAACACTGGTTGGGGCGGCCTGAGTTCTTTTTACTATATTTACTATTTAGAATAAAATAGGTCCTTTActttgaaggattcaaaatctttgtgtctattccaatatgtaatgatggtattcaatgacacaaatctgtgttctagaaagagtggtctggagtcgcagaggtccgataatatcagctttaatgcagcagttggaaatcaacaagtacagagctctggggttgtctaagtttccctacccgcaacagagtttgggctggttcacgaagtccaactggctatctttccctccccagcatatatttatacagtgcaattgaaacacaagtattaaaaaagggttgagcttgttctctcgtgcatcagggagttgttcttgcctacgccccacctgctcgggtgccgtctccacccggtttcaaggttgtttctgaaaatgaagagatagagacacaaagaacagcctgcttcccacacccagtgtgagacccaatgtttaagcctgagcacacttctaagttcataactttaataagcacaatgcataactttaataagcacaatatattctttaactttaacaaaaatacatgtttaataTAAGCATATCACTCGGTAGTAAACATCAATACACCATGGTTATTATCTGCCTACCACAGTCACTTGAAAATAAAGAGAAATAAAAGTCTGTCGATTGTTGCCGAATGTTGCTAATGTGCGTTGGGCCACGCCGTGCGATCTCCCTCAGTCGATGGGCAACTCGGTCGATGGGCCACTCATGGCGCACCAGCCACCTCGTGGCTTGAAGAGTAAAAGTTCGGTGAGTAGCTCAGTGTCCAGAAGAACAAGAAAGGCTCCTTGAATTGGACTGTCCGTCGAATTCGGTTCCTTTCCCGTCTCAAGTCCAGTATGCACGTGCAACCTGCTGCTGAGTTATCTGTCCGACAGCCCGCACATTACAGGTTACAGTCATTCAAAGGTCCCCTAATTGGCAACTCAAAACTGAAACTCTGGACCCGCTCTCCACcatcttctcccctcttcttccgTTCCTTCCCATACATATACCTCGACGAcgacaggtcaaaggtcaaataaaacttaTGAGCCAATAAGCTCACAGACATTCTACTGTAAATATGAACAATCTGTTTACAttattatataaaatatatgaaACTTAACAGCATTAATTTAtctgaacagaaaaacaataaacaaatgcaatatgaaataaaatactaGCAAGGGGCTACATGCCGATTGGTTGTTATGGAGAGGACAGGTGAGTGGCTAGCTGAGGGAACCGGAATGGACCAATCAGGAATCAGGAAGTTTTGGCGAGATTGACTAGGAGACAAAAAGACGGGTAGAAAACACAAAACGAAACACAAAGCCAGGTGGCTTTTTAAGCCCCCCTCCAGTAAAATTTCAATTTCTCCTGCCGAATTCTCGTATAAAAGCAGACCCAGCCCACCTCCAGTTGCGCTTATGTGATTGACACAGgtaaaagacaaaaacaaaatcaTGCAAAAGGCCTAGCAGGTTGTCACAACCTCTAAAAAGGTTAAAATACTGGAGGGGGACTTTAATGTAGTTTACCTCGCCCTTACTTTTAGCTGTACACCTATAATTATTTACCTGGTCTTCTCTCCAAGCAGCCAGGGGAGAATGCTCGTGCTGGAAGATGCAGAAGGCTAGCAAGGGACATTCATggccaggaggctggagagaaatGCTGCGCTGACTTAGATGTGTCCGCTGCCAGCTGTGCTTCTTCAGTGGGGCCTCATATCAATCATGGTGAAAGCAGACCTTTATAACATAAATGTATTTTCTTCTATTGCTGTAGTTTCCTTAACTAGCATTTTTATGGTATTCTATTCCAACATATGACAAATAAGTTCACTAACGAAGAGCCATGATTGTCTGGTTTGTGATGTTGTCTTAAAACAGTCACCTTTTGATCACATTTACTACTTATTATTGGAGGGCAATTTTGCATTGTGTGTGATTCTACCATTCTAATGTTCCAAATCAccaattgattgcttttgtacttTGTTGctaataaagaatgaaagactaaatgatTTTACAAGTTCAGTgaattatatttatttaattgtatttGTTAAGTTCCAGTTAGTGTAGTTGGTGTTTGGTGTGAACCACTATACCGCTTTTTCCTAATAGAGCATATGTAAAGATGTTTTAacatccattttcatttctatcTCTACTCTTGATGCATGCCTATGTTTAGCCTCTGATCTGCACATCTGTCTCACTGAcaatctctggaggaggggaactCTAACTGAATTgctccaaggtttcttccattttttctgaATTAGTTTTCCAAAGAGTTTTTCTGTGTCCTTCTtgaaggttggtttaggtgtagtTATATTGATGTATGTGAATCCCCCTGTGACAGCTTGTAAAAAGAGCTATTCCACGTTACATATTTCCAGATCTGGTCTCAGACATTGATAATTAAGCTACTCAATGGTTGTCATTCTCAGAACAATAATGCCACAATACAACATAGTAAAACCATGTTAACATTAACAACTAACCTTAActaattttgttttgttgttgttttggtgcTTCTAGTAATCAAACATAAAATCGTTTTTCAGTACTTCATCAGGTCCACTGTTTCGTGTACATAACGTGTCTTGCATGTGATTGGAATTATTTCTGTCTGTAAACGGTAGATTATATAAAACATGCAAACTATGGAGAACTAAATGTgccataaatacataaatatataaatacataaataaatagacATCTCTTAAGTGatgtgcataaatgtaatgtaatgttaaGTTGCATGTCTTTCAAAAGAAATACACATTTCAtttaaatgatgtgacacatttCGATTTAAATGCAAAGGGGCGGGACATAACCCATTACATGGAGCTGTCGTCATGTGCTTGGAGCATTGTGATTGGACACTTGAGAGCAAACTGTCAGACCTGAGCTGTCAATCAAGTAGCAGACATACAAGTTTCAGTCTTATTGAAACACAATTGGGCCACTTTGAAAAATATTTAACCAGATATGTTATTGTTAACATGTGGCCAGTTCTCAGTGACGTTCATTAAAGCAAGTGCATGATCAGGTAGAGGgtcagagaagtgtgtgtgtcttggttgtGCCAGGCTGCCAGCACCGTTCTACAGCTCAATACCAGGCATAAACCTTTACAGGTTATGTTTTAGGGCCATTTAAAACATTTCTGTTTTACAAAGCATAAAACACTGCAGTTCAATGAGGACAGCTCTATCAAATGGCTTATGTCCCACTTTTTCTTTTCAAAGGGGCGGGACATAACCATATCAAAGTTCCGCTTTTTAGCATTTAAAATTAAATGCATCTTTTCTTTtccaagttcaagttcaagtcttttattgtcagatgcacagaacaacacaaggtcagactgggcactgaaattcttgggacaagacaacacaaagaaacctggcataacataacatataagtactcagaacatagatgacatctatgataagctaaaaaatAATAAACCTCCGTATTTTGTGACTATAAGTCACACTTTTTTTCATAATTTGGCTGGTTCTGCGACTTATAGTCAGGTGCGACTTATATAtccaaatatatataatttaacatgttttgaaatgttAATTCATACTGACATGAACCAACGAGTTCAACAGATTCCATGATGTGGAATGAGATTGGGAGCTTTGTGATGCAACTTATAGTCCAGCGCGACTTatctatgttttttttctcttcatgACGCATTTTTTGACTGATGCGACTTATACTCCGGAGCGacttatagtccggaaaatacggtatTTCTTTTGAAAGACATGCAACTTCACATCACTTAAGATatgtctatttatttatttaattatggCACATTTAGTCCTCCATAGCAAACAGTATACATTACGCTTGAAATGAAAAAGGTAGAAGAAAAAtgggtaataataataatttaaataatTTATTAATATCAAGTTATGAAAATAATTTACTTGAGTAAATAAGTGTGCTTGTCAGATaacaaataataactagagagggtacaatttctggggaaattgtggggtgtgcttgcgtcggttgcagatgggtccgtttttaTCCTgaaattttacaactgatatttctgtatattttatataaaagtaaataattatttatgaagattgcatcgATTTAAAAgaatatatttgttgctgctcatttacaattcaaaatactaagagtgaagtgtagaattaaacggttgtcttctcatttcccctgcaagagggaatggtgataggcTGTATAGCAGCCTCCTATAGTTGAAAAGTTgcatcaaaacaaagaaatggggcaatcctgtgtaaaaattgtcctaacctctatgacttaaacgtcccttaagtttttcccttcaagTGATaatttcaagcatttagcctactcatattgcattcattcattaataaagaaccccctttgaaacaagcttattctaacaacgttgtcaccggcagcatctcagatggaatcacgattcaaacagtaccatctgctaactgggGGCAACATCATGCcacaaaaaacgtaaataatcttaacatttatttagggggaaatggctcattcaaaaaaagtttactggaagcgatcattgtcagtaacaacgcaaaatgtgaCCATTTGGTCACAGTCTacagccctgcgtggagaagctgaccccggtaaattgtactatgGACTAGCTAACTACTATActactgctgtgtgggaatcgcaggagctaaccagttgaagagcatacaaaaatacagggtgttgatatcacagcctggaaacatacctAGCATGTTTGGCACCAACATTGTGTATGTAGTGCAAAAAATTTACTGAATTTTAAGGGTGGGAAAATAGGTAAGCTAAGTAGAGCTACCACAGCCTACTAGTTTTGCATTTCAACCACGTTTCCTGCGATAATGTGAGATTACAATAGATTGTGCTCTTGCcaaaagcaagcacacccaataataaataaaagtgATCgtagcaaacacactcacaagacTGAGACAAACAGCTGACAGTGACACATAATGACACTAGTCACAGTAGTTGTCTTTCCAATCTGCTAAATAACACGATAGCTAGCTATCTTCTTATCATCAGTGTAAATTTCAGATGTCAATTTGGGGTCTCTTGTAACATTAGATTCCCCTAGCTATAATAACGTTTAATTTGTTGACATAATTAAACAGCCAACCCTGATACAGCAGGTTAGAACTGGCCCTGTATACAACTTGTCTATTTTCTCCCTCTCGATCTCTGGAAATTTCTGACGACACATAGAGAAGTCATGGACTGATAGACATGTATTAATTCATGTATACATTCAAACAGTCATTTGCTTTTGAAAACACTAAACTGTCTGGGAGACTGGTCCAGTCGTCTTATTGTTAATACTGTTTGACAGTCTTCTCTCCAGATCAACAAAAAAGGCTCAGAAAGGTGAATGTCCTACAGTTAGTTCTGGTATTTATCCCATTAA
Coding sequences:
- the pigx gene encoding phosphatidylinositol-glycan biosynthesis class X protein isoform X2, with the protein product MYPVLLICVYLNLFYGSTKSDENNCGLSRQVLKHAFVSMNIKKSGFHRFPSGLYIDPYQLAPQKEDQDVQVLLNSAIDVETPAHMSAGFTALVYMSLVGKKLKFPILIHGRYHKPSLTEENFQFVQIELPKLMFKADNCIPVHLLPPHNIVDAPCTAVNISMCQWLNIQNLQEHRHVTLEMPLGDESVVNSVCAGTLLVTLLCCVVLSRRILKNGQC
- the pigx gene encoding phosphatidylinositol-glycan biosynthesis class X protein isoform X1; amino-acid sequence: MYPVLLICVYLNLFYGSTKSDENNCGLSRQVLKHAFVSMNIKKSGFHRELVTTVEFSPEAPNRLRILLSYRFPSGLYIDPYQLAPQKEDQDVQVLLNSAIDVETPAHMSAGFTALVYMSLVGKKLKFPILIHGRYHKPSLTEENFQFVQIELPKLMFKADNCIPVHLLPPHNIVDAPCTAVNISMCQWLNIQNLQEHRHVTLEMPLGDESVVNSVCAGTLLVTLLCCVVLSRRILKNGQC